From the genome of Streptomyces sp. SID8374:
CGTCCAACCTACTGGCTGGGCAACTCCTGCTTGTACGGGGCGAGTTCCGGTGCCGTTCTGGTCGCGATGAACTCGGTGATCCGGTAGGCGCAGACCCCGTGCTCGGCGAAGGGGTCGGCCGCGGCGATCGCCTCGATCCGCTCCCGGTCCTCCCCGACGGCGAGGACCACCCCGCCGTCCCGGGGGTTCTTGCGGCCCGAGGCGATGAAGACGCCCGCCGCGTACTGCTCGTCCAGCCAGGCGATGTGCTCCCGCATCAGCGCGTCCGCGCGCTCGACCGGGGCCGTGTAGGTCAATTCGAGTACGAACATGATCGCCAGGCTACGGGACCGGGGGTGCCCCGGAACCGCCTAAGCTGCTGGTCATGACGACACCGCCCCCTCCCGCCCATGAGACCCCCGCAGACGAAGCCGAGGGCCGGGCGATCCAGGACCGCCTGCGCGGCCTGGTGGTGCTGGACGAGCCGGGCCCGGCGCCCGGGACCGGTCTGGTGACCGGCGTCGACGTGGCGTACGACGACGAGAAGGACGTCGTCGTCGCGGCGGCCGTCGTCCTGGACGCCGAGACGCTGGAGACCGTGGACGAGGCCACCGCGGTCGGCAAGATCACTTTCCCCTACGTCCCCGGGCTGCTGGCCTTCCGCGAGATCCCCACCGTGCTGGAGGCCCTGGAGTCGCTGACCGTCGACCCCGGCGTCGTCATCTGCGACGGGTACGGGCTCGCCCACCCGCGCCGCTTCGGCCTCGCCAGCCATCTGGGCGTGCTCACCGGGCTGCCCGTGATCGGCGTCGGCAAGAACCCCTTCACCTTCACCTACGAGGCCCCCGGCCCCCGGCGCGGCGACTCCTCCCCGCTGGTGGACGGTGACGAGGTGGTG
Proteins encoded in this window:
- a CDS encoding YciI family protein, giving the protein MFVLELTYTAPVERADALMREHIAWLDEQYAAGVFIASGRKNPRDGGVVLAVGEDRERIEAIAAADPFAEHGVCAYRITEFIATRTAPELAPYKQELPSQ
- a CDS encoding endonuclease V, coding for MTTPPPPAHETPADEAEGRAIQDRLRGLVVLDEPGPAPGTGLVTGVDVAYDDEKDVVVAAAVVLDAETLETVDEATAVGKITFPYVPGLLAFREIPTVLEALESLTVDPGVVICDGYGLAHPRRFGLASHLGVLTGLPVIGVGKNPFTFTYEAPGPRRGDSSPLVDGDEVVGRALRTQENTNPVFVSVGHRISLDNACAHTLRLARRFRQPESTRRADALCRQTLREATA